A genome region from Anaerobacillus alkaliphilus includes the following:
- the hydA gene encoding dihydropyrimidinase: protein MKKLIRNGTIVTATDTYQADVLIENGKISTIGQLLSEEGAEVVDANGCYVFPGGIDPHTHLEMPFGGTITVDDFETGTIAAAFGGTTTVIDFCLTNKGEPLKNAIQVWHDKSKDKAVIDYGFHLMIGEVNDAVLEELPSVIDDEGITSFKVFMAYKNVLQADDETLFRTLVAAKELGGLVMVHAENGDVIDFLTKKALAEGNTDPIYHALTRPPEIEGEATGRAAQLTGLAGSQLYVVHVSCADAVERIAEARNKGFDVWGETCPQYLVLDQTALEKPDFEGAKYVWSPPLRDKSHQEVLWNALKNGQLQTLGSDQCSFNFKVQKELGRGDFTKIPNGGPIIEDRVSILFSEGVKKGRIDLNQFVDIMSTRIAKLFGLFPQKGTIAVGSDADIVIFDPNVERTISAETHHMAVDYSAFEGMKVTGEPVSVLSRGEFVIRDKQFVGAPGKGQFLKRAKYGSTTSDKSQTLKI from the coding sequence ATGAAAAAACTAATTAGAAACGGAACAATTGTAACGGCAACAGATACCTACCAAGCAGATGTGTTAATTGAGAACGGAAAAATTTCGACGATTGGACAACTGCTCTCTGAAGAAGGTGCAGAAGTAGTTGACGCAAATGGCTGTTATGTCTTTCCGGGGGGAATTGACCCACATACTCATTTAGAAATGCCGTTTGGAGGAACGATTACGGTCGATGACTTTGAAACAGGCACAATTGCAGCTGCGTTTGGTGGAACAACCACTGTCATTGACTTTTGCTTAACGAATAAAGGGGAGCCATTAAAGAATGCCATCCAAGTTTGGCATGACAAGTCCAAGGATAAAGCAGTGATTGATTATGGATTCCACTTAATGATTGGTGAAGTGAATGACGCTGTTTTAGAAGAGCTACCGAGTGTCATCGACGATGAAGGAATTACTTCCTTTAAAGTATTTATGGCCTATAAAAATGTGCTACAAGCAGATGATGAAACATTATTCCGTACGTTAGTAGCAGCTAAAGAGCTAGGCGGCCTCGTGATGGTACACGCTGAGAACGGTGATGTCATCGACTTTTTAACAAAAAAAGCATTGGCTGAAGGAAATACGGATCCAATTTATCATGCTCTTACAAGACCACCGGAAATTGAAGGTGAGGCAACAGGCAGAGCGGCACAGCTAACAGGTTTAGCAGGCTCACAACTGTATGTTGTTCACGTTTCTTGCGCGGATGCAGTTGAACGCATTGCGGAAGCGAGAAATAAAGGCTTTGACGTTTGGGGCGAAACGTGTCCGCAATACTTGGTATTAGATCAAACAGCTCTAGAAAAGCCGGATTTTGAAGGGGCGAAATATGTCTGGTCGCCACCACTCCGGGATAAATCCCATCAAGAAGTACTTTGGAATGCTTTGAAAAATGGGCAGCTACAAACATTAGGTTCTGATCAATGCTCATTTAATTTTAAAGTTCAAAAAGAACTAGGGAGAGGAGATTTTACGAAAATTCCAAATGGTGGTCCAATTATTGAAGATCGTGTCAGCATCTTATTTTCCGAAGGGGTGAAAAAAGGCAGAATTGATCTTAACCAGTTTGTCGACATAATGTCTACTAGAATTGCAAAATTATTTGGGCTGTTTCCACAAAAGGGAACAATTGCTGTTGGTTCTGACGCTGACATTGTCATTTTCGATCCAAACGTAGAAAGAACGATCTCAGCAGAAACCCATCATATGGCGGTTGATTACAGCGCCTTTGAAGGAATGAAGGTAACAGGAGAACCTGTATCCGTCTTATCCAGGGGAGAGTTTGTCATTCGTGACAAGCAATTTGTTGGGGCTCCTGGTAAAGGACAATTTTTAAAACGAGCAAAATATGGCTCAACGACTTCAGACAAAAGTCAAACACTCAAAATCTAG
- a CDS encoding NCS1 family transporter — MDKKESYLRSPDLLPTTQSGKKISPIGFAFIWVGMAVVLAAFAIGGTGVQSLSLGWVVFATIIGSIAIGLCMTLIGDIGVEHGLSFPVYMRAPFGTVGTHIPSIIRGFVASCWFGINTYFGSTAMNAILFVLIGFDNWFVCFLIFATIQVINTSLGIKAVERFADLAAPIIILISIWMYSTLSESALAQGREVWAWVESPVTGGAAFTAFIVVIMANMGFWGTLAADMPSLSRFFKAPLRERNWFKRNKTQIVGSLVALPITQTFMIIIGGVSYIAVSNYDPVVALQEAASGLVLGILLLMIVFAQWSTNISANLIPAATIYSNVGGPKVPFWAGVVAAGVIGTIVQPWSLFGIIIPALLIVGGILSAIVGILFADYYLLRKRRVNVQDLYKDNGQYRYYNGFNMAGFIAWILGGGSAYFLSNYSFIVGFLVGSVTYYFLAKYWWFSKYEQAEITDPNDEKYLGITVGRYWEVDEAPETVEVPVGGAVIPGEKA, encoded by the coding sequence TTGGACAAAAAAGAAAGTTATCTACGGTCACCGGACTTACTTCCTACCACCCAAAGTGGGAAGAAAATAAGTCCGATTGGTTTTGCTTTTATCTGGGTAGGAATGGCAGTTGTGCTTGCGGCATTTGCTATTGGAGGAACTGGGGTTCAGAGTCTCTCGCTTGGCTGGGTTGTGTTCGCAACAATCATCGGTTCGATTGCAATTGGACTTTGTATGACATTAATTGGTGATATTGGTGTGGAACATGGGCTATCATTTCCTGTTTATATGCGGGCTCCGTTTGGAACGGTTGGTACTCATATCCCATCTATTATCCGGGGATTTGTAGCATCATGTTGGTTTGGGATCAATACGTATTTTGGTTCAACAGCGATGAATGCCATTTTATTTGTCCTTATAGGTTTTGATAACTGGTTCGTCTGTTTCTTAATCTTCGCAACGATACAGGTTATTAATACGTCATTAGGTATTAAGGCAGTTGAGAGATTTGCTGATTTAGCAGCTCCAATCATAATCTTAATTTCAATTTGGATGTATTCAACGCTATCAGAATCTGCGTTAGCCCAAGGACGTGAAGTGTGGGCTTGGGTGGAAAGCCCAGTCACTGGTGGCGCAGCGTTTACTGCATTTATTGTTGTGATTATGGCAAACATGGGCTTCTGGGGAACACTCGCTGCTGATATGCCGTCTCTTTCGCGCTTCTTTAAGGCCCCTTTACGTGAAAGAAACTGGTTTAAGCGAAACAAAACTCAAATTGTTGGTAGCTTAGTAGCTTTACCGATTACACAAACGTTTATGATTATTATCGGTGGAGTTTCCTATATTGCTGTTTCTAATTATGATCCTGTTGTTGCCTTACAGGAAGCCGCTTCTGGATTAGTACTAGGAATTCTTTTGTTAATGATTGTGTTTGCCCAATGGTCAACAAATATCTCGGCGAATTTAATTCCAGCAGCGACAATTTATTCCAATGTTGGTGGACCAAAAGTTCCGTTTTGGGCAGGGGTAGTAGCGGCCGGGGTCATTGGAACGATCGTCCAACCGTGGAGCTTGTTTGGGATTATCATTCCTGCACTATTAATCGTCGGTGGAATTCTATCAGCAATTGTAGGGATTTTGTTTGCTGACTATTATCTATTACGTAAGCGTAGAGTGAATGTTCAAGATTTATATAAAGACAATGGCCAATACCGTTACTACAATGGCTTTAATATGGCAGGATTTATTGCCTGGATTTTAGGTGGGGGGTCTGCTTACTTCTTATCAAACTACTCATTTATCGTTGGCTTCCTTGTCGGGTCCGTTACTTATTATTTCCTAGCAAAATATTGGTGGTTCTCGAAATATGAGCAAGCAGAAATTACGGATCCGAATGATGAGAAGTATTTAGGAATTACAGTCGGGCGTTACTGGGAGGTTGATGAGGCGCCTGAAACTGTGGAGGTTCCAGTTGGTGGGGCAGTCATTCCTGGAGAAAAAGCATAG
- a CDS encoding DUF6442 family protein has translation MNRKDILKKAQQEKKDEREEHVKTKAFQIGWLSVTAVILFLIIFRTFNNEFVSDILMILAAQTAAVSFYQYFNMRDRKGYLFTGIMCTIAVFLSFAALLSQYGVY, from the coding sequence ATGAATAGGAAAGATATTTTAAAAAAAGCTCAGCAGGAAAAAAAGGATGAACGTGAAGAACATGTTAAAACTAAAGCATTTCAAATTGGGTGGTTAAGTGTTACTGCAGTTATATTATTTTTAATCATTTTTCGCACCTTTAATAATGAATTCGTCAGCGACATTTTGATGATACTGGCAGCACAGACAGCCGCAGTTTCTTTTTATCAATATTTTAATATGAGAGATAGGAAAGGATATTTATTTACTGGAATCATGTGTACAATTGCAGTTTTTCTTTCTTTTGCAGCTTTGCTAAGCCAATATGGGGTGTACTAA
- a CDS encoding helix-turn-helix transcriptional regulator, which yields MKDKPEQLILKNRLKIARAEKNMSQGELANTVGVSRQTISSIETGQFNPTAKLALILCIALDKKFEELFYFD from the coding sequence ATGAAAGATAAGCCCGAACAACTTATACTTAAAAATCGTTTGAAAATAGCACGAGCAGAAAAGAATATGTCACAAGGTGAATTGGCAAATACAGTTGGTGTCTCAAGGCAAACAATTAGTTCAATTGAGACAGGGCAGTTTAACCCGACGGCTAAATTAGCATTAATATTATGTATTGCATTAGATAAGAAGTTTGAAGAGCTGTTTTATTTTGATTAA
- a CDS encoding retropepsin-like aspartic protease codes for MIKIKELSELPFIEATVTFRRQSLKLENVLIDTGSAGTIFNVNKLEVIGVKPEANDVTQTIQGVGGLEFVYTKNIDQISINNEITIQNFHVELGSMDYGLEIDGIIGFDFMKEVGLIIDLKQFNISIK; via the coding sequence ATGATTAAGATAAAAGAATTGTCAGAATTACCATTTATAGAAGCTACAGTTACATTTCGAAGGCAGAGCTTAAAATTAGAAAATGTTTTAATTGATACTGGATCTGCTGGAACAATTTTTAATGTTAACAAACTTGAAGTGATAGGAGTAAAGCCAGAAGCTAATGATGTAACTCAAACGATTCAAGGAGTCGGTGGACTTGAGTTTGTTTATACTAAAAACATAGATCAAATCTCTATTAACAATGAAATCACAATTCAAAACTTCCATGTTGAATTAGGGTCAATGGATTATGGCCTTGAGATTGATGGTATTATAGGCTTTGATTTCATGAAGGAAGTAGGTCTTATTATTGACTTGAAACAGTTCAATATATCCATAAAGTAA
- a CDS encoding GNAT family N-acetyltransferase gives MKISDVFYDLPTLETERILLRKFILNDANDMFQYSSVPEVSKFVPWETHKTVENSKDFISYILKQYEESKLAPWAIELKENRKVIGTIDFVAWFPQHYRAEIGFILSKEHWGSGLIPEAANKVIQFGFDSMELNKIKAPCMVENVQSQRVLQKLGMTLEGVMKNEYYIKGMFRDMAVYSLLKKDFQRN, from the coding sequence ATGAAGATTTCAGATGTGTTCTATGATTTACCGACTCTGGAAACAGAAAGAATTCTATTAAGGAAATTTATACTTAATGATGCTAACGATATGTTTCAATACTCATCTGTTCCAGAAGTATCGAAATTTGTTCCGTGGGAAACTCATAAAACAGTAGAAAATTCAAAGGATTTCATTAGTTATATCCTAAAACAATACGAAGAAAGTAAACTAGCTCCTTGGGCTATTGAATTAAAGGAAAATAGAAAGGTAATTGGAACAATTGATTTTGTTGCTTGGTTCCCGCAACATTATCGTGCTGAAATAGGGTTTATCTTATCTAAAGAACATTGGGGATCGGGCTTAATTCCCGAAGCAGCAAATAAAGTAATCCAATTTGGGTTTGACAGTATGGAGTTGAATAAAATAAAGGCACCTTGTATGGTTGAGAATGTTCAATCTCAAAGAGTTTTACAAAAGCTTGGAATGACATTAGAAGGAGTTATGAAAAACGAATATTATATTAAGGGTATGTTTAGAGATATGGCTGTTTACTCTTTACTAAAGAAAGATTTCCAAAGAAACTAA
- a CDS encoding HEAT repeat domain-containing protein — protein sequence MYELLLEIKTFRDWAITADQSFGEWETEYFHWDKIYHFASQLIENIAVERWSSELLNEFLYILARDNECEIIIDTLIENPHQLLSIAEHSVSFPDHDTRWQIAYGLGEIKENGQEIKKLLKKFLYDEEEYVRRRATFSLGKKGLKL from the coding sequence ATGTACGAATTGCTCTTAGAGATTAAAACATTTAGGGATTGGGCTATAACAGCAGATCAATCATTCGGAGAATGGGAAACTGAGTATTTCCATTGGGACAAAATTTATCATTTTGCTAGCCAGTTAATAGAGAATATAGCTGTTGAAAGATGGAGTTCAGAACTTCTAAATGAATTTTTGTATATTTTAGCCAGGGACAATGAATGTGAAATAATTATTGATACTTTAATAGAAAATCCGCACCAACTGTTATCAATAGCAGAACACTCGGTTTCCTTTCCAGACCATGATACAAGATGGCAAATAGCTTATGGGCTTGGAGAAATAAAAGAAAACGGTCAAGAAATAAAAAAACTTTTAAAGAAATTTCTATATGATGAGGAGGAATATGTCAGAAGAAGAGCTACTTTTTCTTTAGGGAAAAAGGGATTAAAATTGTAA
- a CDS encoding AbrB/MazE/SpoVT family DNA-binding domain-containing protein, producing the protein MEQFERKVTKIGNSYSITIPTELLRQVGLAQGDDVQVEVKDGKIDLRKKEQITLPEGVDAEFMDILNEVIKEHDKAFKGLVSR; encoded by the coding sequence TTGGAACAATTCGAAAGAAAAGTTACTAAAATTGGAAATAGTTACAGCATTACTATACCTACTGAGTTGCTTAGACAAGTTGGTTTAGCACAGGGTGATGATGTTCAAGTAGAAGTCAAAGATGGCAAAATTGACTTACGGAAAAAAGAGCAAATTACACTCCCAGAAGGTGTTGATGCTGAATTCATGGATATCTTAAATGAAGTAATTAAAGAACATGATAAAGCCTTTAAAGGGTTAGTGAGCAGATAA